The segment GATTTTCTCACCAAGCCCATCAACCAGCCCGAACTCCTTGCGCGCGTCCGCTCGCTTCTGCGGATCAAGCAGCTCTATGACACGATTCAGACGCAAGCCGCGCAGCTCGCTGACTGGAACAATAATCTAGAGCGTCGCGTTGAGGAGCAAGTGGGGCAGCTTGAACGTCTCGGACGGCTGAAGCGCTTCTTTTCGCCGCAACTCGTCGAGCTCATCGTGGCGGGGGGAGCTGATGATCCGCTCAAGACTCACCGTAGCGAAATTACGGTGGTCTTTCTCGATCTTCGAGGCTTTACATCGTTTGCGGAGACGGTAGAGCCCGAGGAGGTGATGGGTGTCCTGCGCGAGTACCACGCGGAGATGGGCAAGCTGATTTTAGAGCATGAAGGAACTCTGGAGCGCTTCACCGGCGACGGCATGATGATTTTCTTCAACGATCCGGTGCCGGTGGCGAACGCGGCGGAGCGGGCGATTCGGATGGCGTTGGCGATGAGGGATCGTGTCGCGGAACTGGCCGTCACGTGGCGTAAGCGGGGCTACGATCTCGATTTGGGCGTCGGCATCGCGCAGGGCTACGCCACGATCGGCGGCATCGGCTTCGAGGGCCGCTGGGACTATGGCGCCATAGGCACGGTGACCAATCTCGCCTCTCGCCTCTGCGGCGAAGCGAAGCGGGCCCAGATTGTAGTCTCAAAGCGCTTGCTGGCAACTTTAGAAGATCTGGTGGAAGCAGAGCCTATCGGAGAGCTGGCTCTGAAAGGTTTTCTCCGCCCCGTGACCGCCTACAACGTTCTGCGTCTAAGAACGGGGTGAGGGCCTTAGCGGGCTTGGCGTCTTGGCGCGAGAAAAGAAAGAGGAGAACTAGGCTCGCGCAAAGACGCAAAGGGCGCCAAGGAAAGGGGTTACCACGGGATCAGGAATTTGAGCCACGGCGCGGGCCAGGGGACGTGAAGCACTTCCTCGAAGACGCCGTAAAGAAAACCCCAGGTTCCACCCGCTAGAAGTATCGCCGTTATCCAGGCGCCGCCGTAGAGTTTCGTGTAGAGGAAAACAAAAATCGGCAGCGCCGCTTGAAAGCCGATCAAGTGAATCGCCAAAAAAAGCCCCCACAGCCAGGCCCAGATCTCGAGACTGCCCCAGCGGCCCTCATGTTCGAGAGCGGTTGTCTCATAAGTAGGCCGAGCGGCCCGCTCGGCGCCGGCGCTGAGCGCTTTGAAATCCATGACAATCTGAGAGAGTGCCAGCACTATGCCGATACTTCCCAGAAAAAGAATCACGATGGACGCTCTGACGGGCCAATCTTTGGCGACAAAAAGCGCCCCGGCGACGACGAAGCCCATGAAGGCCGTAAAGACAAAACTTTCAGTTCCGCGAGACATTAGACCTCGGCCGGCGCCATCTCGGCGGCGCGTTTATGTTTTCGCCCGGTGACGATCGGATAGACGACGGAAACGATCAACAGCACGATCAACCCGATCACCATCGGGCGCGTGAGCCACTCGAAGCCGTAGCGCGTGTAGGAGAGCCAGAGGTACATCTCCATCTTCTCGCCGAGCACCAGGCCCAGGAGCAAAGCCGGCCGCGGCCAGCCGTGGCGCCGCATGAAAAAACCGAGCGTGGAGAAAATCATGAGCGCGGCAAGATCGTAACTGTGAAAGTTGGCCGCGAATGCGCCGATGAAGACGAACGCTACGATCGGCGGAACGATGGCATAGAACGGGAGAAAACAGAGTTTGGCGATCGGCTTGGCGAAAAGCATGCACACGGCGGTGGCGAGGATATTCGCGATGCAGAGCGTCCAGATCACCGCGAAGGTCAGGTTCAACTGGCTCGTCAACATGTCCGGGCCCGGCTTGATTCCGACCGCGATGAAGGCCGTTAGAACCAGCGCGGTGGAAGTGCCGCCGGGAATGCCGAAGGCGAGAGTCGGGATGTAATCGCCGCCTTCCTTGGCGTTGTTGGCGCCTTCCGACGCTATCACGCCGCGGACGTCGCCTTTGCCGAAGTTCTCGCGGTTTTTTTCCGTTTGCACCGCGTGCGCGTAGGCGAACCAATCCGCGACCGAGCTGCCGAGGCCGGGGAGAAATCCCACCCACGCGCCGACGATAGAAGTGCGGATGAGCAGCCACCAGTGGCGGAACACGTCGAGAATGCCTTCCCAATAGCCGTGGCCGAATTCCTCCGCCTTGGCGATGCTGGTCTTGCGGCTCGCGAGGTCGATCACTTCCGGGATGCCGAAAAGACCCAAAGCGACCAGAACGAGATCGACGCCCTCCCACAGATACGAGACGTTGAAAGCGTAGCGCTCGATGCCGGATTTCGCATCCAGCCCTACCGTGGCGATCAGAACGCCGACGATGCCGGCGAGCAGTCCTTTGATCGGCGCGTTGCCGCTCAAAATGCCGACCATGCTGACGCCCCAAAGCGTGAGGATAAAAAATTCCGGCGAGCTGAAGGCGAGGACGATGGGCCTAAGCACGGGCAAAGAAGCGAATAGCACCAGCGCGCCGAAGAGACCGCCCAAAAGCGAAGCGACGAACGACGCGCTGAGCGCTCGCGCGGCTTCGCCCCGCTTCGCCATCGGATAGCCGTCCAAGATAGTCGCCTGCGAGCCCGAGCTTCCCGGAACCGAGATGAGGATCGAAGTAAAGGCGCTGGCGGTATTTCCCACCGCGTCCATTCCGACGAGAAGCGCGATGACCAGAAGGGGATCCTTCATCGTCATGACGAAGGGGAGCATGATCGCCAGCGTGCTCGGGCCGCCGATCCCCGGCAGGAATCCGACGAGGCTGCCGATCAGAACCCCCAGGCACATAAATGCCAGCGCCTCGGGCTGGAGCACGCCGACGAGGCCTTCTAACGCCGCTTCGATCACTCCGTCATCTCCTCCGTTTTATTTCGAGACCTTCGTGGTTAAAATCTTCTCACCACGAAGAGCACAGCGCGGCAAAGCCGCAATCGTTATTTCACCACAGAGGCACACAGAGTTCGCAGAGTTCGGAGTATTTTTTAATCAAAAACTTTTTACTCCGCGCCCTCCGCGCCTCTGCGGTGAGTTCTCTTCTGGATCGATACAATCAGAACAGCCATTTGAAAAATTTGCGCAAACCGCGAAAGCTTTCAGGCATAGTATTACGAAGCACACGAAGCTAATTTCTCTTGGCGCTCTTCGCGCCTTTGCGCGAGATTACCCTCTCCCTCGCCCTCTCCCGCACGCGGGAGAGGAAAGGGTGAGGGTGGCCAAATCCTATTTCTGGTCGCCGACCGGCAAGTTATACTTCAGGCGCATCTTGGTGATGAAATCTTTCGCTTCTTTGGGAATCGCGATGTGCTCGCGAATCACAGCGGTGATTTTTTCCGCCGTGTGCGGTTTCCAGCCGTCGCCGAAAAATTTATCTCCTTCTTTGTCGACTTCGGGATCTTTCATGGCCTTGTCAAAGGCCTCGCGCAATATCTTCACCAGATTATCCGGCGTGCCTTCGGGCGCCATCATGAACTTATCCAGCTCCGCCGCGCCGGCCCAACCCTGATAGGCCTGCCAGGCCAGGCCGGTGGGCTTTTTTGCGCCCAAGGCCTCGATGAACGTGGGGACTTCCGGAAAATCCTTGCGGCGCTCGTCTTCTTCGGTCACCAGCACCTGCACGAATCCCTCGCGCTTCAAATCCTGGACCAGCTTGGCGTTCTGCGTCGCCCAAACGTCGATCTCTCCCTGGCGGATCGCGAGCTGCAGCTCCCGGCTTCCCGGATAGCCGTAGATCCAGCGCAGGTTCCAGCCGAGATATTCCGCGCCCCAAACCGTCATCGCGACCCAGGTGCGAATCCCGTCCGTGTCGCCGACGACGGCCGCCTTGGCGGTCTTGTCGGTGAGCTTGTGCCGCGCGTCGTTTCGAATCATGAGGAGACTGCCGGGGCGGGCGACGCCGCCGATGACTTTGAATTTTCTCGGATCGTACTTGATCGTCGGGCCGCCGCGGACGAAGTTGCCGACGCCGGAAGAGGAATCCTGCAACACCGTCAAACCGTCCGGCTTGGCCTCACTGGCGAAGTAATTGTTGGCGACGGTGCCGCCTCCTCCCGGCATGTTTTGCACGATCGTTTTGGGATTCCCCGGAATGTATTTCGATATAAAGCGCGATACAAGCCGCGCCGCCGTGTCGGTTCCGCCGCCGGGCCCGGAGGAGACGACGATTCTGATGACCTTGCCTTCGTAGTAAGGCGCTTCCGCGGCCGGGAGCGCGACTGCGGCGGCAACGATGGTCCCCAGCAGCATGCCAAGGAAAAGAAAACCTGGGATCTTTCGTCTCATGTAACTGCCCTCCTTCTCGAAGAAGCTAACCGTCGGAAATTGTCCAGGTCTGCAGTGCTCGGCGCTCTGCACCAGGCTCATTTGAGCCCCAACTCTTTATTGACCTCGCGCTGGAGGGAAAAATCGAAGACCGTCGCGGCGGGCACCG is part of the Candidatus Binatia bacterium genome and harbors:
- a CDS encoding adenylate/guanylate cyclase domain-containing protein, giving the protein VCRKIRENPETGILPVVMVTALDPSEERIKGLDAGADDFLTKPINQPELLARVRSLLRIKQLYDTIQTQAAQLADWNNNLERRVEEQVGQLERLGRLKRFFSPQLVELIVAGGADDPLKTHRSEITVVFLDLRGFTSFAETVEPEEVMGVLREYHAEMGKLILEHEGTLERFTGDGMMIFFNDPVPVANAAERAIRMALAMRDRVAELAVTWRKRGYDLDLGVGIAQGYATIGGIGFEGRWDYGAIGTVTNLASRLCGEAKRAQIVVSKRLLATLEDLVEAEPIGELALKGFLRPVTAYNVLRLRTG
- a CDS encoding tripartite tricarboxylate transporter permease, yielding MIEAALEGLVGVLQPEALAFMCLGVLIGSLVGFLPGIGGPSTLAIMLPFVMTMKDPLLVIALLVGMDAVGNTASAFTSILISVPGSSGSQATILDGYPMAKRGEAARALSASFVASLLGGLFGALVLFASLPVLRPIVLAFSSPEFFILTLWGVSMVGILSGNAPIKGLLAGIVGVLIATVGLDAKSGIERYAFNVSYLWEGVDLVLVALGLFGIPEVIDLASRKTSIAKAEEFGHGYWEGILDVFRHWWLLIRTSIVGAWVGFLPGLGSSVADWFAYAHAVQTEKNRENFGKGDVRGVIASEGANNAKEGGDYIPTLAFGIPGGTSTALVLTAFIAVGIKPGPDMLTSQLNLTFAVIWTLCIANILATAVCMLFAKPIAKLCFLPFYAIVPPIVAFVFIGAFAANFHSYDLAALMIFSTLGFFMRRHGWPRPALLLGLVLGEKMEMYLWLSYTRYGFEWLTRPMVIGLIVLLIVSVVYPIVTGRKHKRAAEMAPAEV
- a CDS encoding tripartite tricarboxylate transporter substrate-binding protein, producing MRRKIPGFLFLGMLLGTIVAAAVALPAAEAPYYEGKVIRIVVSSGPGGGTDTAARLVSRFISKYIPGNPKTIVQNMPGGGGTVANNYFASEAKPDGLTVLQDSSSGVGNFVRGGPTIKYDPRKFKVIGGVARPGSLLMIRNDARHKLTDKTAKAAVVGDTDGIRTWVAMTVWGAEYLGWNLRWIYGYPGSRELQLAIRQGEIDVWATQNAKLVQDLKREGFVQVLVTEEDERRKDFPEVPTFIEALGAKKPTGLAWQAYQGWAGAAELDKFMMAPEGTPDNLVKILREAFDKAMKDPEVDKEGDKFFGDGWKPHTAEKITAVIREHIAIPKEAKDFITKMRLKYNLPVGDQK